The DNA window GGTGCGCGGGGCGATGAAAGAGGGCCGGCGCATCGAACTCCGTGAGTTTGGGGTGTTCGAGGTGCAGCATCGAGCGCCCCGGACGGGGCGCAATCCCCAAACCAATGAGCCGGTCGAGATTGAGGACCGGTACAAGCCGGTGTTTCGCCCGTCGGACAAGTTGAGCGAGGCGGTGGACGCGGCGCACAAGGCCGACGAGGAGTAGTTGCGACACCGCTTGTCCTGTTCCATTGCTTTTGTCGATTATGTCCGATTCTACTCGACCCTGTCCGTCGTGCGGTGCGCGCGTGCCGGCCTCGTCCGATCGCTGCGACCTGTGCGGGACCGTCGTCGACGACCTGGACCCGGCGGGCACCGCGGAAGACACGGAGGCAGAGTCGTCTGAGCCCGAGGCCAGTCGCCCCGAAGAGGTCCCGTCGGGGGAAGAGGCCCCGTCGGGGTCCCAAGCGGCCGATGGGCAAGACGAACCGTCCGTTTTCTGCAACCAGTGCGGGTGGGAAAACCCGCCCGGGGCCCGGTACTGCAGCCAGTGTGGCGAGGCGCTTCAAGACCTTTCCGGGGCCTCTGCCCCTGACGGAACGCGGCCGGTCACGGCGGACCTCCCCACCAGCGCCTCCGCCGAGACGAGTGACGAACCTTCCGAGCCGGACGCGTCCTCCGCTCCGGATGAGGAAGAGCGGGCGATGGGGCGGCAAATTGCCATGCTCGTCGGGGGGGCCCTCGTGCTCGTGGTTGGGCTTTTCTTTGCGACGCAGTGGAGCGCGCAGTACGAGTGGGGCGGGGGCGAGGCCGGCACGGCATCGTCGAGCTCCGCCGGGAACGAGGCGGCTGCGTCCGGCACGGCCGGCGGGACCCCGCCCATGCAGTCCGGCGGGACGACTGGGGGAGACGAGCTGACGGACCTCCAGACCCTCCTGGAAGAAGCGGGCACGTCGTCGATCGGGGGGGCGATGGCGGGACAGATCGACTCACTGGAGACCGCGATCGAACAAGCCTCCGGGTCGGACAAGCGAGCGGCCCAGGCGGAGTTGGTCAATCTCCTGATCGGGGTGGGGCAGCCGGGCCGGGCGGCCGTGGTTCAGAACGACATCGCGGACGCCACCGGCGCCGCGGACGCCCAGCGCCGCGCCGCCGATCTCTTGTACCGCTGGATGCAGCAGCTCCAGGGAGAGGAGCAGCGGCAGCAGGTTCTGAAAGTGGCCCGGCACGCGGCGCGGGCCTACCGGACGGTCGTGGACCAGCGTCCCGATGACCTCGATGCCCGAACACGAATGGGAGAGGCGTACCTCCTGACGAACCGCCCGATGCGGGGCATCAAAGCCATTAACGCGGTGCTCGACGACGACTCGACGTTCGTCCCGGCCCGGTTCCAGAAGGGACTCGCGCTCCTGCAGATCAACCGCCTGGACCAGGCGACGACGGAGTTCGAGCAGGTAAAAGAGTTTGCCGAGGAGGGATCCCCCTTCACGCGTCAGGCCGATCAGGCCCTCAAGATCATCGAGAAACAGCGGCGACAGTCGTCTTCTGGGGGGGCGTCCGGATCGGAAGCCGGGCCGTAGGGGTGGGGAGGCTCCGGAACGCGATGGAGGCTTGAGGGCCTGCCCTTCGCGTCCCGCGCCCAACTTGCGTTTGTCCCTTCCTAAATCCCATGATGGACCATGGACACGATGATTGACGGCCTCGACCAGGACCGCATTCGGGACGCCGTGGGGCGCGCGGAGGAGCGGACGGCCGGCGAGATTGTGCCGGTGGTCGTGCCGCGGAGTGACGACTACGAGGTGGCCGTGTGGCGGGGGGTTGGCGCGGCCACGCTGGTCGTCCTCACGGGGGTGCTGCTCACGCTTCAGTTCTACGACGGGTGGGGCCTGGGGTGGCTTTTCGCCCCGTGGGGCGTGGCGTTGTCGGTCCTCGTGGCCGGAACAGTGGGGGGCGTTCTCGCGCGGTACGTCTATCCCCTGCAGCGACTGTTGGTGGAGAGCGACCGCCTCGACGAGATCGTGCACCGCCGGGCCATGCAGGCCTTCGTGGAGGAAGAGGTGTTCGACACGCGGGACCGAACCGGCATTTTGCTCTTCGTCTCCCTCCGGGAGCACCGGATCGAGGTGCTCGGCGACGCGGGCATCAATCGGCAGGTGGAGCCCGACGACTGGGCGAATGTAGTCGCCCGCATCCAGCGTGGAATTCAGAACAACAACCTAACAGACGGGCTCGTGGAGGCCGTAGAGATGTGCGGAGGCCTCCTGGAACGAAAGGGCGTGGACATCCGGCCGGACGACGAGAACGAACTCACAGACAGCGTCCGGACGCCGGGACGAGAGGCGGACGACGAGTGAAGCAGACGAGTGAAGCAAGGGCCCTGAGGGCTGCGTTATCCCTCCTCGATTTCGAGCACCAGTCCGTCGGCGTCCCGCACGAAGAGCCGGCCCTTTACCTCCTCGTAGGCATGGTCGGCCGCGTCGAGGCGAGAGCGAAGCGAGTGCCACTCGCGGGATGGAAGGGAGAAGCCGAGGTGGTGAATGCCGCCTCGGCCCGGCACCGATGGATGCTTCATCTCTTCCATCTCGATCAGCTCCACAACGTCTTGTCCGTGGTCGTCGGTGAGCAGGGCACGGCGCCGGCCGTCACGCACGGGGTCGTCCTCTACAGTTCGCAGCGAGAGCCCGATCAGGTCGACGTAGAACGAGACAGCCGCGTCGAGGTCCGTCGTCATGACCGAAGCATGATCGAGCTGGACGTCCACTGCGGTCGGGGCGTCCACGTCGGAAGAAGGAGAGTCGGCAGGCATGGCGCGAGGGAAGTTGCGAGAGGGAGGAGGCGATCAGGACGCGGGGGTCGGCTCCGAGGTCGGCTGGAAGGCGGAGGCGTCGATGCCGAGCCGCTTCATCTTCTTGTAGAGCCCCTGCCGGGTTAGGCCCAGCACGTCCGCCGAGGCGGTCACCTGCCCGTCACAGGCCTGGAGCACCCGTTCGATAACGGATTTCTCGGTGCGGGAGAGCACGTCGTTGAGGGTCTGATCGGGCTCTAGAATTGCGTCTGAGGCGTCCGGGGACGTGTCCGGCGACGTTCGCTCCCGTGCGTTTTCGACGATGGCATCGAGGAGCATGTCGAGCGTGATCGTGGGGGCCGGTTCGCTCTGCACGTGCACCAGCGCCCGTTCAATCTCGTTGCGGAGCTGCCGCACGTTGCCCGGCCAGTTGTAGCGGAGCAGGGCTTCCATCGCCGGTTGCGTAATGGAGACGAGGGCCGAGCCCTCCGGGCGCATCCGGTCCAAGAAGTGGCGGGCGAGCAGGGGGATGTCGGGGCGTCGCTCACGGAGGGGCGGGACGTGGAGTGAGATCACGCGCAGCCGATTGCGCAGCGCCGGCCGGAAGCGCCCCTCCTCCACACGGGCGTCGAGGTCGGCGGTCGTCGTGGCGAGGACGCGAACGTCCAACGACGCGTCGTCCGCGGCCTCCGTCGCGGGAGGGGCCGCCCCGTTGAGGAGATCGAGCAGTGACGACTGCAGGGGAGGGGGAAGGGCATCGACGTCCTCAAGGACGAGCGTTCCTCCGTCGGCGGCCTGCACGGCGCCGGTGTGGGACGAGTCATCCGTCTGGGCCCCGAACAGCTGCGCTTCGAGGGACGCACCGGCCTGCGTCGGGGCACACGAGACGTGCTCCAGGGGCCCGTCGGCTCGGGGGCTCGTGGCGTGGATCGTGCGCGCCACGAGGCGCTTCCCGGCGCCGCTCTCTCCCGTAATAAGGACCGGACTCCTGCTTGGTTGGATTTTTCGGATCGTTGCGGCCACGGCCTGCATCTCGCGGCTTTCCGCCACGAACCCGTCCACCGTCGTGGTCGGGTCTGCCGGCGGCCCCGACGGCGGCTCGTCGTGCCCGGAGCTCGCCGACGGAGCTCGCCGACGAAGCTGCTGGAGCCACTGCTCCGCCTGGGCGTCCTGAAGGCGGTCCAGGAGGCCCGAGGCGTCATCGAGCACGCGGTGCCGGAGGCCGTGCTCGTCGAGGGCACTGTAGGCCGTGGCCTGCCCCAGAAGCGCCCAGCACCGACCGACGGGATCACAGATCGATGCGAACAGCTCGCGGCCCTCCTTCAGCAGGTGCAGGCCCCGGGTGGCCTCATTCACCGATTCGGAACGGCGCACATGGGCCCAGCCGCGCCAGAGCGCCACATCGGCCCGCACACACGTGCACGAGTCCGACACGGCTTCGGCCGTCGGCAACAGCTCGAGGGCGCGGCCCGAGCGGTCACGGTGGGTCACCTCGACACGGGCCAACAGCCCGCGGAGCAGAATCTGTCCCGTGCTGGCGGCCGGGGCCGTGACCGGATCGAGCAGCGGCTCCACCATCGCGGCCACGTCTTCCACCCGCCCGTCGGCGAGGAGGGTGGTGGCCATTGCAATGGTGCGTGCGTGATTCATCGGTCGGGACGAGTTGTGAGCGTCGAATCGAAGACCGGTTCGGATCCGGGGATGAACGGCCGACGCTCAGCGGGAATTACATGAAGCCGAGTTCGAGGCGGGCCTCTTCGGACATCATCTGCGGAGAGAAGGGGGGCTCGAAGGTCATCTCGAGGTTGACGCTCTCGACGCCTTCCGTCTCGCGCACGGCGTCCTCGGCCTGGCCGGGCAGAACGCCCGCGGCCGGGCAGTTCGGTGCCGTAAGGGTCATCAGCACGTCCACGTGGCTGTCCTCACCCACATCCAGGTGGTAGATGAGCCCAAGGTCGTAGATGTTCACCGGAATCTCCGGGTCGTAAATCTCACGGAGCGATTCCACCACCCGCTGGTACAGGTCGTCGTCCGGGGTGTCCTGGACGTGATCCGGGATGGTTTCCGGAAGTTCGATCTCGGACTGCTCTTTTTCCTCGGGAATGTCGGCGGCCCCGCCGCCCCCGCCGCCGGGCATACCGCCCATTCCGCCCATCCCGCCGGGCATTGCACCTGAAGGACTCATGGTTCTATGGGATGTTGGAAAGAGTCGGTGACGTATCTACGTTCGCAAAGCACAGGACAGGGAGCGAGGACGTGAGCGGCTCCGGTGCCGGAGTTATGTCTCACGGGCGCGCTCCTGCACGGTCTCTATCATGGCCTTGAGGCCATTGTTGCGCTGCGAGCTCAAGTGCTCGTGGAGACCAATGTCATCGAGAAAGTCGAAGTCGGCGTTCGCGACGGCCTCAGGGGGCTGTTCGTCAATCACGCGGATGATGAGCGCGGCCAACCCCTTGGTGATCTTCGCGTTGCTGTCCCCCTGCACGCACAAGGCCCGTTCCTCCTCGTCGAGATCTGTCTCGATCCAGACGTCCGACTGGCAGCCGTGCACGTAGTTCTCGTCGGTCTTTTTCTCCTCTTCGAGCAGCGGAATGTCGTCGCCAAGCTCGATGAGGTACTCGTACCGGCTCATCCAGTCGTCGAAAAGCGAAAACTCGTCGACGATCTGCTGCGCGCGGTCCGAAACTGTGTCCGTAGCGGGCATGAGGGCGAGCAGGGTTGGTGGAAGTCGTGCTGCGTCGTGTGTACGTACGTTGGGTCCGGCGATGGAGTTGCCGGGCGGCCTACCCGAACATGTGGCGCACCTTGTGGAGGCCGTCGACCAGCCGATCCACGTCCTCGTGGGTGTTGTAGGCCGCGAAGGAGGCGCGGATGGTGCCGGGGAGGCCGTACCGCTTGAGGAGCGGTTGGGTACAGTGGTGGCCCGTGCGGACGGCGACACCCTCACGGTCGAGGACCGTTCCGGCGTCGTACGGGTGAATGTCGTCGAAGACGAACGAGAGGACGCTCGTCTTGTCGGGCGCAGTGCCTACAATCTGTGTGCCTTCGATGCCGCCCACCTGCTCGGTGGCGTAGCGGAGCACATCGTCCTCGTGGGCCCGCACCGCGTTCCAGTCCATGTCCATGATGTACTCGACGGCGGTGCCCAGCCCCACGGCGTCGGCGATGTTGGGGGTGCCCGCCTCAAACTTGTGGGGCAGTCCGTCGTAGGTCGACTCCTCAAACGAAACCTGATCGATCATGTCCCCGCCGCCCTGGTAAGGGGGCATCGCTTCGAGGAGCTCCCGCTTCCCGTACAGAACGCCGATGCCCGTGGGGCCGAACACCTTGTGTCCCGAGAACACGAAGAAGTCGGCGTCGAGCGCCTGCACGTCGACCGGCATGTGCGGGGCCGACTGCGCCCCGTCCACGACGACGGGCACCCCGTCGGCGTGGGCCGCGTCGATGACGTCCTCCATCGGGTTGATGGTGCCGAGGGTATTGGAGACGTGGCTGATGGCGACGAGCGCCGTGTCGTCGGTGAGCATCTCCGGGAGCAGGTCCATCCGGAGTTCGCCGCGGTCCGTGACGGGAAGCACCTCGATCGAGGCCCCCACCTGCTCGGCCAGCATCTGCCAGGGGACAATGTTGGAGTGGTGCTCCATCTCCGTGAGCAGAATCTCGTCGCCCTCCTCGGCGACCATGCGGCCGAAGGTGGAGGAGACGAGATTGAGCCCCTCCGTCGTGCCCCGTGTGAAGACGATCTGATCGGGGTCCGGCGCGTTGAGGAAGCGCGCCACCGACTCGCGGGCCGCCTCGTACGACTCGGTGGCGTCCTGGCTGAGCCGATGGACGCCCCGGTGCACGTTGCTGTTCTCCTCGCGGTAGAACGTATCCAGCCGCTCGATTACCGGGGTCGGCTTCTGCGAGGAGGCCGCGTTGTCGAGATAGGCAAGGGGCGTGTCCTCGTACACGTCCTGCTCGAGCGCGGGAAAATCCGCACGGAGCGCCTCTGCGTCGAACGAGGCCGTCTCGGAAGTCGGGTGCGTCGTGGCGGGCATGATGGGTTGGGGGAAGGTGTAGGAGTAACGTGTGGGCGTGTGATGAGGGATGCCCTCACACGTTTTCCCTCCGCAGGGCTACTCGAAGTAGCTGCCGAAGCGGCGACGGATCTTGTCCGTGATGTAGTTGCGCAGGCCGTCGATCTTGTATTCGCTCAGCACCTCGTCGGTGAAGGCCTGCAGCATCAAGATGTGGGCCCGGCGTTCGGAGAGGCCGCGCGAACGGAGGTAAAAGACGCCCTCTTCGTCGACTTGGCCGGTGGTCGCGCCGTGGCTGCATACCACATCGTCCGCGTAGATTTCAAGCTCCGGCTTCGTGTAAATGTTCGCGTCGGTGGTCAGGACGATCGTGTCGTTCTGCTGGTAGGCGTCGATGCGCTGCGAGCCGCGGGTCACCAGCACCTTGCCGTTGAAGACGGCGGTTGACTCGTCGTTGAGCACGTGCTTGTACAGCTCGTTGCTGCTGCAGTCCGGCTGCACGTGGTTCATCTGCGTGTGGTTGTCCACGTGCATCTCGTCCTTGCCGATGCAGAGGCCGTAGAGGTTTGACTCGCAGAAGGAGCCGTTGACCTCGATCGTGGCGTTGTTGCGGACCACCTCACCACTGAAGGTGATCGTGTTGGTCGAATAGACGCTGTCGTCCTCCTGTTGTCCGGCGCGGGTGTGGACCTGCGAGGCGTTCGCCCCTTCGTCCTGCACAAGGTAGTGCTCCAGGTTGGCCCGTTCGCCGACGAAGGCCTCACTCACCGTGTTGGTGAACGTCTGGGCCTCGGTGACGGAGTGCTGGGCCTCGACGACCTTGGCGATGGCCCCGTCCTCGACCACGAACAGGTGGCGGGGCTGCAAAAAGAGGGGCTCCGAGCCGGCCGTGACGTGGAGGAAGAAGATGGGCTTCTCCACGATCGTGCCGGAGGGAACGTAGATGAACGCCCCGTCCTGGACGAACGCGGTGTTGAGGGCCGTGAGCGCCTCGTCTTCGAAGTCGGCGTACTGGCCGTAGTGCTCCTCTACGATGTCGGGGTGCTCCTCGCCGGCCTGGGCGAGGCTGCTGAGCACGACGCCCGACGGCAGGTCGCCGATGTCGGAGAGCGACTCGTCGACGTGGCCGTTCACGAGCACGACGCGGTGGGCGTCCATCTCGTCAATCGTAAACGGCGCGATGTCGCTCGGGTCGAGCGACGGGCCCTCCGGCGACAGCGAGAGGGTGTAGGGCCGGTCAATGGTTTTGGAGATGTTCGTGTACTTCCAGGCCTCCAGGTCGTTGGTCGGGATGCCGAGCTGGGCGAAGCGCTCAATTGCGTCTTCGCGCTGCTGGGCGATCGAGGCGTTCGTTCCGTTGAGGGCCTGGCCGTGATTCACCTCGAAGGCCGAGATGAACCGGTCTTCGGGACGAACGTCGGTGTCGAGAGCAGTGGTCATGGTGGAGCGGTCGGTTGGAGAGCAAAATCGGGGAGGGGCAAGTGGCCGGGGGGCCCCGAGGGCGTCGCTGCACTCGGGGCGCCGGGGCCGCTACGCGGCAGCGGCCACCTCTTCGCGGATCCACTCGTAGCCGTGCTCCTCCAGCGTCTCGGCGAGGTCTTTGTCGCCGGAGCGTGCAATCTGACCGTCCATCATGACGTGAATGCGGTCGGGCACGATGTACTGCAGGATGCGCTCGTAGTGGGTAATCACCAGAAAGCCGCGGTCCCCGTCGCGGAGCTTATTGACGCCGTTGGCCACGCTCTGAAGCGCGTCAATGTCGAGCCCCGAGTCCGTCTCGTCGAGAATGGCGAGGCGCGGCTCCAGCATCGCGAGCTGGAAGATCTCGTTTCGCTTCTTCTCGCCCCCCGAGAAGCCCTCGTTGACCGAGCGCTTCGTGAGGTCGGCGTCGAGGCCGAGCATGTCGGCCCGCTCGCGCATCTGCTGAAGAAACTCGGTAGAGGAAAGCTCGTCTTCGCCGCGCGCCTCACGGACCGAATTGACGGCCTCCTTCAAGAAGTTGGTCATGCTCACGCCGGGGAGCTCCACCGGGTACTGAAAGGCGAGGAAGATGCCCTCCTCGGCCCGCTCTTCAGGCTCCAGTTCCAGAAGGTCGTCGCCGTCGTAGCGAATGCTTCCCTCCAGCACCTCGTACTCCTCGCGCCCGGCGAGAACCGAGGCGAGCGTGCTCTTGCCGGAGCCGTTGGGGCCCATGATGGCGTGCAGGTCGCCGGTATCAAGGGTCAAGTCGACGCCCTTCAGAATGTGAATGTCCTCGTCTTCGACGCCGACGTGCAGGTTTTCAATTTCTAGAAGTGCCATGTCGTATTCGTGTGTGAGTGGTGCAGTGCGAAACGAGAGTCGTTCTCGGGGCGAGAGGCCTCATCTCCGAGGCCGGGGCAGAAGACAAACGGGAGCGTGGACGGAAGTATCCGTCGCACGCCCCCGTGGGCTTCTGCTCAATGTGCTATCCAACGCTGCCTTCCAGTTCAATGTCGAGAAGCTCCTTCGCCTCCACGGCGAACTCCATGGGAAGCTCCTGAAGGACCTCCTGACAGAAGCCGTTGACGATCAGCTTCAACGCCTCCTCTTCGCCGAGGCCACGCTGGTGGCAGTAGAACATCTGGTCCTCACCTACCTTCGAGGTGGTCGCCTCGTGCTCAATCTGCGCCGAGGGGTTGTTGCTCTCGATGTACGGGTAGGTGTGCGCACCGCAGTCCGGCCCGAGCAGCATCGAGTCGCACTGCGAGAAGTTGCGGGCATTGTCGGCGTTCTTGCTCACCTTCACCTGGCCGCGGTAGCTGTTGTCCGCCACGTCGGCCGAGATGCCCTTCGAGATGATGGTACTCTTGGTGTCCTTGCCGATGTGCTGCATCTTCGTGCCCGTGTCGGCCTGCTGGTGCCCCTTGGTGAAGGCGACCGAGTAGAACTCGCCGACCGAGTCGTCCCCGGCCAGAATGACGGACGGGTACTTCTGCGTCACGGCCGAACCGGTCTCCAGCTGCGTCCAGCTGATCTTGGAGTTGTCGCCCTTGCAGAGGCCCCGCTTCGTGACGAGGTTGTAGACGCCGCCCTCACCGGTGTCCGGGTCGCCCGGGTACCAGTTCTGGATCGTGGAGTACTTGATCTCGGCGTCCTCGTGGGCGACGAGCTCGACGACCGCGGCGTGGAGCTGATTCTCCTTGCGCATCGGGGCGGTGCAGCCCTCCAGGTAGCTCACGTACGCGCCGGGCTCGGCGACGATGAGCGTGCGCTCGAACTGGCCGGTGCCGGCCTCGTTGATGCGGAAGTAGGTGGACAGCTCCATCGGGCAGGTCACGCCCTCCGGCACGTACACGAACGATCCGTCGCTGAAGACCGCCGAGTTGATCGCGGCGTACAGATTGTCGGTGTACGGAATGACCGTGCCCATGTACTCCCGCACGATCTCGGGGTGCTCCTTGGCCGCCTCGCCGAAGGACTTAAAGATAACGCCCTTCTCCTCCAGCTTGTCCTTGAAGGTGGTGGCCACGGAGACGCTGTCCATCACGGCGTCGACGGCCACGCCGGTGAGGGCCTTCTGCTCCTCCAGCGGAATGCCGAGTCGCTCAAACGTCTCCAGAATCTCGTCTGGCACCTCGTCGAGGCTTTCGTAGCTGGCCGTCTCCTTCGGGGCGGAGAAGTAGCTAATCTCGTCGAACTTGGGCGCCTCGTAGTCGAGGTGGGCCCAGTCGATGGTTTCGCCGCTGTCGAGGCGATTGCGGGCGTGGCGGAAGGCCTTCAGCCGCCAGTCTCGGAGCCACTGCGGCTCGTCCTTGCGCTCCGAGATGTAGCGGACGACGTCCTCCGTGAAGCCCTCAGGTGCCGTTTCTGCCTCAATGTCGGTATAGAAGCCATGCTTGTAGTCCTCGCTGGCCTTGCCCTTTAGATATTCAGTCTCAGACGTGCTCATAAGCTGTCCCTTGGCGTGTCGTGCGTGATCCGATGCGGGTGGTGGCACCGATTCCCTCGGGCGGGGCGCCGGACCCGAGTGTAAACCGATGTTTACGCTGTCATCACCGTGTCAACGTGCGATTACAACAGGGGGGCTGCCGGGTCGTTCCTCCGGGCGTGCGGGCCGTTACATCTTTATGAGAAGTTGGCTCGGCGGGCGTTGGGGGCGGGGACACGGGCCGCAGCACGGGCACGATGCGACGGGCGGCCGGGAGTGGGACCGGGGCGGGAGAAACTTTCAATTTGGGCCTGCAGTACGCGAGGACCCGTTGTACTTGAACTCGTTTTGCTCTCGATATGACCATTTCGATTACGGACCGGGCGCTCGATCAGATTGAGTCGGTCGCGTCGAACGAGGAGGTGGATTTGGGCGAGACCCTTCTCCGCGTGGCGGTGGTGCCGGGCGGCTGTTCCGGGCTGACGTACGACCTCGGGTGGGAGACGACCGTGAAAGACGACGACGAGGTGGAAGAGCACGACGGGGTGCCGGTGGTCTTCGACAAGAAAACCCGGCTCTATCTTGACGGGTCGGAGCTCGACTTTACGCATGGGCTGAACGGGGATGGCTTCCACTTCTCCAACCCTCAGGCCTCCCGGGAGTGTGCGTGCGGCGAGTCGTTTGGGGTGTAGCTGGGGGGGAGCGGCAACGGCCTGACTGAAGCTGAGCGATTCAGGGTGGTTGTACGGCATCGGGGCACGTGTACGTAAGGTGAGCGGATTTACGGAGAATCCGCGCCCAATGCCCGTGTCTTCGAGTCGAAGGTGCCCTGATTGGTATGCGACGCGTCTCTGCCGTCTCCGTGTTGGTGTGTACGCTCGTGCTGGGGCTGGGCTGTTCGGTCGTCGGGACTGAAGAGCCATCCTTGACCCCCGAGCGGGTGAAGTTCTCCCGGTTTACGCCGGACACCACGGCCCTGCGCGGGGAATGGGCGTGGAGGCGCACGGTCTGCTGTTTCGGGGACCGTGACGTATCAACCCCGAGTTCCACAGGGGAGACCGAGACGGTCATCTTCACGGCTCGCGACACCGTCGAGGTATACCGCAACGGGAGGCTCAAGCGGGAGGCGACCTACGACGAGTACCTAGACGGTGCGCAGTGGGGCGTCAGGGCAGACACCTTCGCGATCAGCCGTGCGTACCGGGACAGGGCCGAATCGCTGTACGTGCGTCCGGATTGACCCGCCATGCCCGGACGGCCCGCGACGCTCTTGCCGATCCGGGCAGCACGTCGTCCGGCCCTACTCCACTCGTCGCCACCGAATGCGGTCGCCCTCCAGCAGGCCGTGGGAGTCGGCAAACCCGGCCGGAACCTCCACGACGTACTGGGCCGGGGCGTCGGACCCGTAGCGCTCGTTGGAGAACGGCGTGGTGTATTTGGCAATGTTGACGATCTGCGAGTCCGCGTCGGCGAAGATGATGTCGAGCGCGACGGGCGTGTTCGCCATCCAAAAGCTCTGGGGCTGCTCCTCGTCAAAGGGGAAAAGCATTCCACTCCGGTCGTTGGGAAAGCCCGTGCGCTGCATCATGCCCCGCTCTCGCGCCGAGTCCGTGTCGGCAATCTCCAGATCGATCGTCACCGTGGAGTCGCCATCCTGCAGAAAGGTGAGGCGCCCCTCCTTCGTGAAGGGAATGGCGTCGGTCGTGTCGGCCGCCGCCGAGCCGGCATCGTCGGGGCTCTGGCAGGCGAGCCCGACCAGGAGTAGGGGGAGAACCAGAAGTGTAAATCCGAGTGCGCGGGTCATGGAGGCGGGAAGTAGCACGTGGGACGAGAATTGAACGGTCATTCGGACCGGGTCCACCGGACGCGAGTGCTGTCGGTGAGGTCGAAGCGGTCGGCAAAGCCGGCGCGGACCTCCACCACGAAGTTCCGGGGGGCGGCCGGCTCGATGGATTTCTCCGAAAAGGGCGTGGTGCGGCGGGCGATGTTGATGACCTGCGAGTCGGGGGCCACGAACACGATGTCGAGGGGAAGGGGGGTGTTCTTCATCCACATCCCTCCCTCGTCCACCGAGTCGAAGATGAACAGCATGCCCCGGTCGTACCCGAGCGAGCGCTGCCGCATCAGCCCGCGCCTACGTTCGGCGTCAGTGTCGGCAATGTCCACGTCGATGGTCCGAAGGGTGTCGCCGCCGGGGGTGAGAAATGCTAGGGAGCCCTCCACCTCGAATCCCTCTTCCGTGGAGGGGGCGTGACTGTCGCTCGCACAGCCGACGAGAATGAGTGGACCGAAGGCGAGGAGAACGAAGAGGGACGCGAGTCGCATGTCCAGAAGCGGCAAAATGGAAATCAGAGGGCGCGTTCCATGTAGACGGCATTTGGGAGCGGGTTGTGATAGTACGCGTCTCGTTCCTCGAACGCAAGGGACCGGTAGAGGCGCCGTGCGGCGGTCATCGAGGCCACCGTGTCGAGTCGCATCGCGTCGTAGCCCAGCGTCCGGGCCTTTTCAATGATTGCCGACGCCAGCGCCCGCCCGATCCCCCGCCCCCGGTGTGCCGGCATCACGTACAGGCGTTTCATCTCGCAGACGTCC is part of the Salinibacter ruber DSM 13855 genome and encodes:
- the sufD gene encoding Fe-S cluster assembly protein SufD — encoded protein: MTTALDTDVRPEDRFISAFEVNHGQALNGTNASIAQQREDAIERFAQLGIPTNDLEAWKYTNISKTIDRPYTLSLSPEGPSLDPSDIAPFTIDEMDAHRVVLVNGHVDESLSDIGDLPSGVVLSSLAQAGEEHPDIVEEHYGQYADFEDEALTALNTAFVQDGAFIYVPSGTIVEKPIFFLHVTAGSEPLFLQPRHLFVVEDGAIAKVVEAQHSVTEAQTFTNTVSEAFVGERANLEHYLVQDEGANASQVHTRAGQQEDDSVYSTNTITFSGEVVRNNATIEVNGSFCESNLYGLCIGKDEMHVDNHTQMNHVQPDCSSNELYKHVLNDESTAVFNGKVLVTRGSQRIDAYQQNDTIVLTTDANIYTKPELEIYADDVVCSHGATTGQVDEEGVFYLRSRGLSERRAHILMLQAFTDEVLSEYKIDGLRNYITDKIRRRFGSYFE
- the sufC gene encoding Fe-S cluster assembly ATPase SufC, which produces MALLEIENLHVGVEDEDIHILKGVDLTLDTGDLHAIMGPNGSGKSTLASVLAGREEYEVLEGSIRYDGDDLLELEPEERAEEGIFLAFQYPVELPGVSMTNFLKEAVNSVREARGEDELSSTEFLQQMRERADMLGLDADLTKRSVNEGFSGGEKKRNEIFQLAMLEPRLAILDETDSGLDIDALQSVANGVNKLRDGDRGFLVITHYERILQYIVPDRIHVMMDGQIARSGDKDLAETLEEHGYEWIREEVAAAA
- the sufB gene encoding Fe-S cluster assembly protein SufB, which gives rise to MSTSETEYLKGKASEDYKHGFYTDIEAETAPEGFTEDVVRYISERKDEPQWLRDWRLKAFRHARNRLDSGETIDWAHLDYEAPKFDEISYFSAPKETASYESLDEVPDEILETFERLGIPLEEQKALTGVAVDAVMDSVSVATTFKDKLEEKGVIFKSFGEAAKEHPEIVREYMGTVIPYTDNLYAAINSAVFSDGSFVYVPEGVTCPMELSTYFRINEAGTGQFERTLIVAEPGAYVSYLEGCTAPMRKENQLHAAVVELVAHEDAEIKYSTIQNWYPGDPDTGEGGVYNLVTKRGLCKGDNSKISWTQLETGSAVTQKYPSVILAGDDSVGEFYSVAFTKGHQQADTGTKMQHIGKDTKSTIISKGISADVADNSYRGQVKVSKNADNARNFSQCDSMLLGPDCGAHTYPYIESNNPSAQIEHEATTSKVGEDQMFYCHQRGLGEEEALKLIVNGFCQEVLQELPMEFAVEAKELLDIELEGSVG
- a CDS encoding HesB/IscA family protein, with product MTISITDRALDQIESVASNEEVDLGETLLRVAVVPGGCSGLTYDLGWETTVKDDDEVEEHDGVPVVFDKKTRLYLDGSELDFTHGLNGDGFHFSNPQASRECACGESFGV
- a CDS encoding DUF192 domain-containing protein, producing MTRALGFTLLVLPLLLVGLACQSPDDAGSAAADTTDAIPFTKEGRLTFLQDGDSTVTIDLEIADTDSARERGMMQRTGFPNDRSGMLFPFDEEQPQSFWMANTPVALDIIFADADSQIVNIAKYTTPFSNERYGSDAPAQYVVEVPAGFADSHGLLEGDRIRWRRVE
- a CDS encoding DUF192 domain-containing protein, which codes for MRLASLFVLLAFGPLILVGCASDSHAPSTEEGFEVEGSLAFLTPGGDTLRTIDVDIADTDAERRRGLMRQRSLGYDRGMLFIFDSVDEGGMWMKNTPLPLDIVFVAPDSQVINIARRTTPFSEKSIEPAAPRNFVVEVRAGFADRFDLTDSTRVRWTRSE
- a CDS encoding GNAT family N-acetyltransferase → MPEVRPARTDADLDAARRLFRAYVDGLDFALDFQDFEAEMEALPGPYAPPDGAILLADVHGEPVGVVAVRPLGEEDVCEMKRLYVMPAHRGRGIGRALASAIIEKARTLGYDAMRLDTVASMTAARRLYRSLAFEERDAYYHNPLPNAVYMERAL